The Enterobacter asburiae genome window below encodes:
- a CDS encoding ATP-binding cassette domain-containing protein, with translation MYNPPVILLDEPLSNLDAKLREEARVFLRELIIKLGLSALMVTHDQNEAMSISDRILLLNNGKIEQQGTPQEMYGSPKTLFTPSLWAATTVCTARSPKYATAKRVLKGKAGCCGVRPVKGCRAVKKRRR, from the coding sequence GTGTACAACCCGCCGGTGATTTTGCTGGACGAACCGCTCTCTAACCTCGACGCCAAGCTGCGTGAAGAGGCCCGCGTGTTCCTGCGCGAGCTGATTATCAAGCTCGGGCTATCGGCGCTGATGGTGACGCACGACCAGAACGAAGCGATGTCGATTTCCGACCGCATCCTGCTGCTTAACAACGGCAAAATTGAGCAACAGGGCACGCCGCAGGAGATGTACGGCTCGCCGAAAACGCTGTTTACGCCGAGTTTATGGGCAGCAACAACCGTCTGCACGGCAAGGTCACCGAAGTACGCGACGGCAAAGCGCGTATTGAAGGGAAAGGCTGGGTGCTGTGGGGTCAGGCCGGTGAAGGGGTGCAGAGCGGTGAAGAAGCGACGGCGGTGA
- a CDS encoding ATP-binding protein, with protein sequence MKRRLSFQVKLFLALVCFSCLLLVLLGTILFHFIDRQLHHDLGQRARVQASQIALMPGLAAMVAARDIPGIARLIQPLRAESDASYIVIGDTEEQHLYHSESPERINLPMIGGDNAEVLKGKTIISVRQGGIGVSLRSKAPIFNAQHQVIGIVSVGYLTSYIANINARILWQSGLYGAALLLLLFIFSWLFTRNLKKQMFRLEPKDIAQLVLQQRALLEAMYEGVFAVNGEKQLILINRAAREMLDIRQSEKELIGKPLEDILQTSPGFLSQRYASVSSGSHDQIVVLNQREVIVNRVAIEVEPGVESGWVYSFRDKNDINTLSSQLSQIKRYADNLRIMRHEQLNWTATLVGLLQMKHYDEAIRYIQVQSEGAQRVLDFVSAHFASPALCGLLLGKYVSAREKGIELLFDPACQLTRLPAALSETELMSIIGNLLDNAVEATLNAPVHAPVELYISDRNQELLIEVADRGCGVDDALKPHIFRQGFSSKPDSENDIVGTEHGIGLFLVAGYIDKAGGSIEIADNTPQGTIFSVFIPILLPDQQG encoded by the coding sequence ATGAAACGCAGACTCTCTTTTCAGGTAAAGCTGTTTTTAGCGCTGGTGTGCTTCTCCTGCCTGCTGTTAGTTCTGCTGGGAACAATCCTGTTTCATTTTATTGACCGACAGCTCCATCACGATCTCGGCCAGCGCGCCCGGGTTCAGGCCAGCCAGATCGCGCTGATGCCGGGTCTGGCAGCAATGGTTGCGGCCAGAGATATCCCCGGCATCGCCCGTTTAATTCAGCCCCTGCGCGCCGAAAGCGATGCCAGCTACATTGTGATTGGCGATACCGAGGAACAGCACCTTTATCATTCGGAATCCCCGGAGCGTATTAATTTACCGATGATCGGCGGGGATAATGCGGAGGTGTTAAAGGGCAAAACCATTATTTCCGTGCGCCAGGGCGGAATTGGCGTGTCGCTACGCAGCAAAGCCCCCATCTTCAACGCGCAGCATCAGGTGATTGGCATTGTCTCGGTCGGCTATCTGACCTCGTATATTGCCAACATTAATGCCCGCATTCTCTGGCAGTCCGGGCTGTACGGCGCTGCGCTTCTGCTGCTGCTGTTTATTTTCTCCTGGCTGTTTACCCGCAACCTCAAAAAACAGATGTTCCGACTGGAGCCAAAAGATATCGCTCAGCTGGTTTTACAGCAGCGCGCGCTATTGGAAGCCATGTACGAAGGGGTATTTGCCGTCAACGGTGAGAAGCAGCTGATTTTAATTAACCGCGCGGCACGAGAAATGCTGGATATAAGGCAAAGTGAGAAAGAACTTATCGGGAAACCGCTGGAAGACATTCTGCAAACGTCGCCAGGATTTTTATCCCAGCGCTACGCCTCGGTGAGCAGCGGGAGCCACGACCAGATTGTGGTGCTGAACCAGCGGGAGGTGATCGTCAACCGGGTAGCGATTGAGGTCGAACCGGGCGTTGAAAGCGGCTGGGTGTACAGCTTTCGTGACAAAAATGACATCAACACGCTCAGCAGCCAGCTCAGTCAGATCAAACGCTATGCGGATAACCTGCGCATTATGCGCCACGAACAGCTGAACTGGACCGCCACGCTGGTCGGGTTACTGCAGATGAAACACTATGACGAGGCGATCCGTTACATCCAGGTGCAGTCAGAGGGCGCGCAGCGCGTGCTGGACTTTGTCTCAGCCCATTTTGCCTCCCCGGCGCTGTGCGGGCTTCTGCTCGGAAAATACGTCAGCGCGCGCGAAAAAGGCATCGAGCTGCTGTTTGACCCCGCCTGCCAGCTCACCCGCCTGCCTGCCGCGCTGAGTGAAACGGAGCTGATGTCCATTATTGGTAACCTGCTGGACAACGCCGTGGAGGCGACCCTCAACGCGCCGGTCCACGCGCCGGTAGAACTCTACATTTCTGACCGTAACCAGGAGCTGCTGATCGAGGTGGCCGACCGGGGCTGCGGGGTGGACGATGCGTTGAAGCCGCACATTTTCCGCCAGGGGTTCAGCAGCAAGCCGGACAGCGAAAACGACATTGTGGGTACCGAGCACGGTATTGGCCTGTTCCTGGTGGCAGGTTATATCGACAAGGCTGGCGGCAGTATTGAGATTGCCGACAACACGCCGCAGGGCACAATTTTTTCTGTGTTTATTCCTATTCTACTCCCCGATCAACAGGGCTAA
- a CDS encoding GNAT family N-acetyltransferase, giving the protein MDILEGHNKFYVNDANGNQVAEIVFVPTGEHLSIIEHTDVDESLKGQGVGKQLVAKVVEKMRGENRKIIPLCPFAKHEFDKTREYDDIRA; this is encoded by the coding sequence ATGGATATTCTGGAAGGCCATAACAAGTTTTACGTGAATGATGCGAACGGCAATCAGGTCGCGGAGATTGTATTCGTACCGACCGGCGAGCACCTGAGCATTATCGAGCACACCGACGTGGATGAGAGCCTGAAAGGGCAGGGCGTCGGTAAACAGCTGGTGGCGAAAGTGGTGGAGAAGATGCGCGGTGAGAACCGTAAAATTATCCCGCTGTGCCCGTTCGCGAAACATGAGTTTGATAAAACGCGGGAATATGACGATATTCGGGCGTAA
- a CDS encoding ABC transporter substrate-binding protein, giving the protein MSNTFRISLLTATVLFSASALSALPQGYPAEYQKVVDAATKEGKVVIYSTTDIKAAGPLIQGFEKTYPGIKVEYNDMNSTELYNRFISEQASGGVSGDVVWSSSMDTGLKLATDYAMEYKSPEQSQLPKWAVWKDKAYGTTYEPVVFIYNKRLIPAGDVPDSHAALAKLIASQTDKFKGKVTTYDIEKSGLGFMLSVQDHNADPNYFKTLADVAKGGLSVQSSTGTMMERVSSGENLIGFNILGSYAEARAKNDPSLGISYPKDYTLVLSRVSFISQQSQNSNAAKLWLDYVLSEQGQNILANQADIPSIRNDIEGKNDINGLTKILGNALKPIPVDETLLEYLQPKKRLEYIKEWRTAAGK; this is encoded by the coding sequence ATGTCGAACACGTTCCGAATTTCTCTGCTTACCGCTACTGTACTGTTCTCTGCTTCTGCACTTTCTGCCCTGCCGCAGGGGTATCCTGCTGAGTATCAAAAAGTTGTTGATGCCGCAACGAAAGAGGGCAAGGTTGTTATTTACTCCACCACCGACATCAAGGCCGCTGGGCCGCTGATCCAGGGCTTTGAAAAAACCTACCCGGGCATTAAAGTCGAATACAACGACATGAACAGCACCGAGCTGTACAACCGCTTCATCAGCGAACAGGCCTCCGGCGGCGTGAGCGGCGACGTGGTCTGGAGCTCCTCTATGGACACCGGCCTGAAGCTCGCCACCGACTACGCCATGGAGTATAAATCGCCGGAGCAAAGCCAGCTGCCGAAATGGGCGGTCTGGAAAGATAAGGCTTACGGCACCACCTATGAGCCGGTGGTCTTTATCTACAACAAGCGCCTGATCCCGGCCGGCGACGTGCCGGATTCTCATGCCGCGCTGGCGAAGCTGATTGCCAGCCAGACGGACAAATTCAAGGGCAAAGTCACCACCTACGATATCGAAAAATCGGGTCTGGGCTTTATGCTCTCGGTTCAGGATCACAACGCCGATCCTAATTACTTTAAGACCCTGGCCGACGTCGCCAAAGGTGGCTTATCGGTGCAGTCGTCTACCGGCACCATGATGGAGCGCGTCTCCTCCGGTGAAAACCTGATCGGCTTCAACATCCTCGGTTCCTACGCGGAAGCGCGTGCGAAGAACGATCCGTCGCTCGGCATTTCCTATCCAAAAGATTACACCCTGGTGCTGTCGCGCGTGTCGTTCATCAGCCAGCAATCGCAAAACAGCAACGCCGCGAAGCTGTGGCTGGACTATGTGCTGTCTGAACAAGGGCAAAACATTCTGGCCAATCAGGCGGATATTCCCTCCATTCGTAACGATATCGAAGGGAAAAACGATATCAACGGCCTGACCAAAATCCTCGGCAACGCGCTGAAGCCAATTCCGGTTGATGAAACGCTGCTGGAATACCTGCAGCCGAAAAAACGCCTGGAGTACATCAAAGAGTGGCGTACCGCCGCCGGTAAATAA
- a CDS encoding response regulator, with protein sequence MSTTRPLDVVIVEDEPHLAELHREYIEQNFHLRVVGIAASIEQACSLIRQHQPRLILLDNYLPDGKGVELIDNPLLKSYECSVIFITAASDMQTCSHAMRSGAFDYLIKPVFFQRLHASLERFMRFIHTVQQVKVVDQHALDRLFNLPAAEASITPSTKGIEPQTLERIKNLFAEHPDTAMSVEEVVENVGISKTTGRRYLEYCVESGLISVEMLYGNIGHPRRLYRKAPDKP encoded by the coding sequence ATGAGCACCACCCGACCACTTGACGTTGTGATAGTTGAAGATGAGCCGCACCTGGCGGAGCTGCATCGCGAATATATCGAGCAGAATTTCCATTTGCGCGTGGTGGGCATCGCCGCGTCGATTGAGCAGGCGTGTAGCCTAATTCGTCAGCATCAGCCGCGGCTGATCCTGCTGGACAACTATCTCCCGGACGGTAAAGGCGTTGAGCTCATCGATAACCCGCTGCTGAAAAGCTATGAGTGTTCGGTGATCTTTATCACCGCCGCCAGCGATATGCAGACGTGCAGCCACGCCATGCGCAGCGGCGCGTTTGACTACCTGATTAAGCCCGTCTTTTTCCAGCGCCTGCACGCCTCTCTGGAGCGGTTTATGCGTTTCATCCACACCGTGCAGCAGGTGAAGGTGGTCGACCAGCATGCGCTGGATCGCCTGTTTAACCTGCCCGCCGCGGAAGCCTCCATTACGCCGTCGACGAAGGGCATTGAACCCCAAACGCTGGAACGGATTAAAAACCTGTTTGCCGAGCATCCCGACACCGCGATGTCGGTTGAAGAGGTGGTGGAAAACGTGGGGATCAGCAAAACCACGGGGCGTCGCTACCTTGAATACTGCGTGGAGAGCGGGTTAATCAGCGTCGAAATGCTGTATGGCAATATTGGTCATCCGCGAAGGTTATACCGCAAAGCGCCCGATAAACCGTAA
- a CDS encoding LysE family translocator, which translates to MEMSIVAGFWVVSFLLIMTPGADWAYAISAGINGRRVVPAVMGLMSGHLLATLIVVAGVGVVIAQHPLALTGLTVAGAVYLLWLGIGLLRHPAAPEKAAHHAGNWRQWAVKGLCISGLNPKVFLLFLALLPQFTDPTGSWSIAVQMSALGVMHLITCTLVYLLVGYGSKAVLATRPQAARLISMASGGIMVLIALILLFEQAR; encoded by the coding sequence ATGGAAATGAGTATTGTGGCTGGCTTTTGGGTGGTTTCTTTTCTGCTTATCATGACGCCGGGCGCCGACTGGGCCTACGCCATTAGCGCCGGTATTAACGGGCGACGCGTGGTGCCGGCAGTGATGGGGTTAATGTCCGGGCATCTGTTAGCCACGCTGATTGTGGTGGCTGGCGTGGGCGTAGTGATTGCTCAACATCCGCTGGCGTTAACCGGGCTGACCGTCGCGGGGGCCGTGTATCTCCTGTGGCTTGGCATCGGGCTGTTGCGTCACCCTGCCGCACCGGAAAAGGCCGCCCACCATGCGGGAAACTGGAGGCAGTGGGCGGTGAAAGGGCTCTGCATTAGCGGCCTTAACCCGAAAGTTTTTTTACTTTTCCTAGCGCTGCTTCCGCAGTTTACAGACCCGACCGGAAGCTGGTCGATAGCGGTGCAAATGTCCGCGCTTGGCGTGATGCACCTTATCACCTGTACGCTGGTCTATCTGCTGGTGGGGTATGGTTCGAAAGCGGTACTGGCGACCCGGCCACAGGCGGCGCGTCTGATAAGCATGGCATCGGGAGGGATAATGGTGCTGATCGCGTTGATATTGCTATTTGAGCAGGCGAGATGA
- the yjdI gene encoding 4Fe-4S mono-cluster protein YjdI has protein sequence MDKELLDAGYRAYTGEKIDVYFNTGICKHSGNCVRGSAKLFNLKRKPWIIPDEVDVETVVRVIDTCPSGALKYRQK, from the coding sequence ATGGATAAAGAACTACTGGATGCGGGTTACCGGGCCTATACCGGCGAGAAAATTGACGTTTACTTCAATACCGGGATCTGCAAACACTCGGGTAACTGCGTGCGTGGGAGCGCAAAGCTGTTTAATCTGAAACGTAAGCCGTGGATCATTCCCGATGAAGTGGACGTTGAAACGGTTGTACGCGTGATTGATACCTGCCCGAGCGGTGCGCTGAAGTATCGCCAAAAATAA
- a CDS encoding recombinase family protein, with the protein MAVIGYIRVSTIDQNSDLQRNALTSANCDRIFEDRMSGKVANRPGLKRALKCVNSGDTLVVWKLDRLGRSVKNLIALISELHERGAHFRSLTDSIDTSTAMGRFFFHVMSALAEMERELIVERTLAGLAAARAQGRIGGRPNALKPHEREQIGRLLTMGHTRQQLAIIYGVGLSTLYRYFPVDGQRKDDAVGL; encoded by the coding sequence ATGGCCGTCATTGGTTATATCCGCGTATCAACAATCGACCAGAACAGCGATTTACAGCGTAATGCACTCACAAGCGCAAACTGTGACCGCATTTTTGAAGACCGTATGAGTGGAAAAGTTGCCAACCGCCCCGGTCTGAAACGCGCTTTAAAGTGCGTTAATAGCGGAGACACCCTGGTCGTGTGGAAACTGGACAGGCTGGGGCGCAGCGTTAAGAACCTGATCGCACTGATATCAGAGTTGCATGAACGCGGTGCCCACTTCCGCTCTTTAACAGACAGTATTGATACCAGCACAGCCATGGGGCGCTTCTTTTTCCATGTGATGTCGGCACTGGCGGAGATGGAACGTGAGCTGATCGTCGAACGAACACTTGCCGGGCTGGCAGCAGCCAGAGCACAGGGACGCATAGGAGGAAGGCCCAACGCATTAAAGCCGCATGAGCGGGAACAGATTGGACGGCTATTGACTATGGGGCATACCCGCCAGCAGCTGGCTATTATCTACGGGGTGGGGTTATCGACGCTTTACCGGTATTTTCCGGTAGATGGTCAGAGGAAGGATGACGCGGTAGGATTGTAA
- a CDS encoding ATP-binding cassette domain-containing protein, producing MIELAVDDLHLTYGDNPVLKGVSMNLKRGEVVSLLGPPAAVKPPCCAPLRVWKTDAGSIVIGNNKVYDGTPRSEVPAEERNWGWCSSLCPVAAQDVFENVAYPLKLRKVPAKRIQQRVQDVLDQLGLGHLGKRHPHQLSGGSSSAWRWPCAGVQPAGDFAGRTAL from the coding sequence ATGATTGAATTAGCGGTTGACGATCTGCACTTAACCTACGGCGACAATCCTGTTTTAAAAGGTGTCTCCATGAACCTGAAGCGCGGCGAAGTGGTCTCCCTGTTAGGCCCTCCGGCAGCGGTAAAACCACCCTGCTGCGCGCCGTTGCGGGTCTGGAAAACCGACGCAGGGTCGATTGTCATTGGCAACAATAAAGTTTACGACGGCACGCCGCGCAGCGAGGTCCCGGCGGAAGAGCGTAACTGGGGCTGGTGTTCCAGTCTATGCCCTGTGGCCGCACAAGACGTGTTTGAGAACGTGGCCTATCCGCTCAAGCTGCGCAAAGTCCCGGCAAAGAGAATCCAGCAGCGCGTGCAGGACGTGCTGGACCAGCTGGGTCTGGGCCATCTTGGCAAACGTCACCCGCACCAGCTCTCCGGTGGCAGCAGCAGCGCGTGGCGATGGCCGTGCGCTGGTGTACAACCCGCCGGTGATTTTGCTGGACGAACCGCTCTCTAA